From one Spiroplasma endosymbiont of Lasioglossum villosulum genomic stretch:
- a CDS encoding type III pantothenate kinase: MKSLLLVDIGNTLIKIAMINDSEIIEQWAVIETKSKTAIDQLKKAFKLNKQLHFEEAVISCVVPNFLIIIEKLIVFTYNLKPLIVDFNLLSFLPLKLNLENRQLGSDLIALSYAAYTKYHNAIVVSLGTATTYSIVVNDVLVGVIIGPGFSTSKDALIDNAALLVDFEMQHYQSMLGKNTNHALSIGYGYGFSAMINSIVVRIQNETNISLPVILTGGSVPILKSYFDFSYIYEPQMLFLGLVDIIKYFRSNNKIKD, encoded by the coding sequence ATGAAAAGTTTGTTATTAGTAGATATTGGTAATACATTAATTAAGATTGCTATGATTAATGATAGTGAAATTATTGAACAATGAGCAGTAATAGAAACCAAAAGTAAAACTGCAATTGATCAATTGAAAAAAGCATTTAAATTAAATAAACAATTACATTTTGAAGAAGCTGTTATTAGTTGTGTTGTTCCAAATTTTTTAATAATAATAGAAAAATTAATTGTTTTTACATATAATTTAAAACCGTTAATTGTTGATTTTAATTTGCTAAGTTTTTTACCTTTAAAACTTAATTTAGAAAATCGCCAATTAGGTAGTGATTTGATAGCATTATCATATGCTGCTTATACTAAGTATCACAATGCGATAGTTGTTAGTTTGGGAACTGCTACTACCTATAGTATTGTTGTTAATGATGTTTTGGTTGGCGTTATTATTGGACCTGGATTTAGTACAAGTAAAGATGCATTGATTGATAATGCTGCTTTACTTGTCGATTTTGAAATGCAACATTATCAATCAATGTTAGGTAAAAATACTAATCATGCTTTATCAATTGGTTATGGTTATGGTTTTAGTGCAATGATTAATAGTATTGTTGTTAGGATTCAAAATGAAACAAATATTAGTTTACCTGTAATTTTAACAGGAGGTAGTGTACCAATTTTAAAATCTTATTTTGATTTTTCTTATATTTATGAACCACAAATGTTATTTTTAGGTTTAGTTGATATTATTAAATATTTTAGAAGTAATAATAAAATAAAAGATTAA
- a CDS encoding ankyrin repeat domain-containing protein, which produces MKKIKNGGNVNYICDDITALIWAAQNGHLDVVNILIDNDVNIYHVVKNRPDPWILNNINGQIIIAKYLKTNGYYNYANLLLDTIENGDTALTIAAKNKHPKIVERLAYEIYEQEIKQRYKFGLPTILNVTTNKNNFEVKSLQELANEVQKITTNIDFREPNPYQKLQINLKLAQLEIDKKKINEINKRIEKTKLLVNEINAIDLQNQPSTSNQNTYCNIL; this is translated from the coding sequence TTAAAAAAAATTAAAAATGGTGGCAATGTTAATTATATATGCGATGATATAACCGCTTTAATATGAGCAGCGCAAAATGGTCATTTAGATGTAGTTAATATCTTAATAGATAATGATGTTAATATTTATCATGTAGTTAAAAATAGACCTGATCCTTGAATATTAAATAATATTAATGGACAAATAATTATAGCCAAATATTTAAAAACAAATGGTTATTATAACTATGCTAATCTTTTACTAGATACTATTGAAAATGGTGATACAGCTTTAACAATAGCTGCTAAAAACAAACACCCAAAAATAGTTGAAAGATTAGCCTATGAAATTTATGAACAAGAAATAAAACAACGATATAAATTTGGATTACCTACTATTCTTAATGTTACAACCAATAAAAATAATTTTGAAGTTAAATCTCTTCAAGAATTAGCAAATGAAGTACAAAAAATAACAACCAATATTGATTTTAGAGAACCAAATCCATATCAAAAATTACAAATAAATTTAAAACTTGCTCAATTAGAAATTGATAAGAAAAAAATAAATGAAATCAATAAAAGAATTGAAAAAACAAAATTATTAGTAAATGAAATAAATGCAATCGATTTACAAAATCAACCTTCAACAAGTAATCAAAATACTTATTGTAATATTTTATAG
- the thiI gene encoding tRNA uracil 4-sulfurtransferase ThiI, which produces MVPIIIIIRYGELTTKSKNRIDFIKQLKINIKYALSDYKQINIIHFHDRMELTNLSLDVMNDVINILVIIFGISSLSPAFRIAKNMEILSEKVISLILSQDLTNFKTFKLFVSRSDKSFSLNSEQIVKIIASIILKKTDLKVNVTNPDLKINIKVNNDDIYLFANKIIGAGGFPVGSSGKVLLLLSGGIDSPVAAYKLMKRGLQVQYLHFATPPFTLPTALKKVETLVQILAPYNAGSKNLYICNFTNLQNELSHIKKESYRITLMRRMFIRIASLFAEKYKIQALATGEAIGQVASQTLASINVINIVSNLPILRSLIAEDKVDIINLAKKIGTYETSILPFADCCSLFVPKNPVTQPKIKECELLENDLKQIIDWEQILINSFKDIEKI; this is translated from the coding sequence ATGGTACCAATTATTATTATTATTCGTTATGGTGAATTAACAACTAAAAGTAAAAATCGGATTGATTTTATTAAACAATTAAAAATAAATATTAAGTATGCTCTTAGTGATTATAAACAAATAAATATTATTCATTTTCATGATCGGATGGAACTAACCAATTTATCTCTTGATGTAATGAATGATGTTATTAATATTTTGGTGATAATATTTGGTATTAGTTCATTATCACCTGCTTTTAGAATTGCTAAAAATATGGAAATATTATCAGAAAAAGTAATATCATTAATTTTAAGTCAAGATCTAACAAATTTTAAAACATTTAAACTTTTTGTTAGTCGTAGTGATAAGAGTTTTTCATTAAATTCAGAACAAATAGTTAAAATTATAGCTTCTATAATTTTAAAGAAAACAGATTTAAAAGTTAATGTTACTAATCCTGATTTAAAAATAAATATCAAAGTTAATAACGATGATATTTATTTATTTGCAAATAAAATTATTGGTGCTGGTGGATTTCCAGTAGGTAGTTCAGGGAAAGTGTTATTATTATTGAGCGGTGGTATTGATTCCCCTGTAGCAGCATATAAATTAATGAAACGAGGATTACAAGTTCAATATTTACATTTTGCTACTCCACCTTTTACTTTACCAACAGCATTAAAAAAAGTAGAAACTTTAGTTCAAATTTTAGCACCTTATAATGCTGGTAGTAAAAATTTATATATTTGCAATTTTACTAACTTGCAAAATGAATTAAGTCATATTAAGAAAGAAAGTTATCGTATTACTTTAATGCGTAGAATGTTTATTAGAATTGCTAGTTTATTTGCAGAAAAATATAAAATTCAAGCATTAGCAACTGGTGAAGCAATTGGTCAGGTTGCTTCACAAACATTAGCAAGTATTAATGTTATTAATATTGTTAGCAATTTACCAATTTTGCGTAGTTTAATTGCCGAAGATAAAGTTGATATTATTAATCTTGCTAAAAAAATTGGTACTTATGAAACATCAATTTTACCATTCGCTGATTGTTGTTCATTATTTGTTCCCAAAAACCCTGTTACACAACCAAAGATTAAAGAATGTGAACTTTTAGAAAATGATTTAAAGCAAATAATTGATTGAGAACAAATTTTAATAAATAGTTTTAAAGATATTGAAAAAATATAA
- a CDS encoding DNA polymerase III subunit alpha: MKYIVNLNVRSNYSFLSSTIKISDYIEFAKKNNLKVLSLVDKNIMYGAYEFCNLCIENEIKPLIGLNCVWESTTDKVELTIMATSYAGYQRLIELSTIISTNNNIVTTNDVKKYLNQTREVLVIIHANNKNIRYIKNNYDILNSTGHELVYFGLVPSDMDNITLLKSITSNIIPIDLVLYLDEKQHRIYQILQAIKEQKTLKSEDLSKSNEFLYKTKQDLMQHYPNEIIENIEKVIWLCNLKFPKNKPNSAELSLPKFTCPNNLTSNLYLQELCKQGLEAHFQSREIPETYVKRVLYELQVINEMGFADYFLIVNDYVKFAKSKNIMVGPGRGSVAGSLVAYVLGITGVDPIAYNLIFERFLNPERISLPDIDIDFEDTRRDEVIKYIHQKYGKEHVAYIVTFQTIASKMAIRDLGRVFQVNIEDINEMTKLIPIQYNFEIDMAIKQSPKLAWYANKYPLLFTLTKEILGFPRQTSTHAAGIVITSAPLVTAIPLQLGFQGIYQTQFPMQTLEALGLIKMDILGLRNLTILQNILQQVSKHYFLNLKLSQIPLNDEKSFSIIKNGDTTGIFQLESSGMRQILIKMKVDSLEDIIASSSLFRPGPQEYIQDYINRKLGKQKVTYIHEDLKPYLASTYGIIIYQEQILLILQKVAGYSLGKADLIRRAISKKDTTVMKEQANLFIKSAVNRGYSSRVVKKIWEDIEKFASYGFNRSHAVAYSLISYYLVYLKANYPLAFMVSLLSSVIGNDQKMLQYLNECQKYQIKVLPPSIQFSGIDFLIDDAKKAIRYSLQAIKQMSQGSCSNLIKERTSNGFFQDFFNFCARAIFIGLNRKNIEHLIAAGALDDIQSNRTMLLLNLDAALEYANMVQVKDETSDELSLNFNLIAKPIMLQREDDWNNNSINEHRALGLYLKYNPKLLWKEQLDPHNKAIDLAYINNYVDQHVRVYGVINNIRVIKTKTKKLMAFFEMQNDSNVIEVTVFEKLYQIYQEYLQVNKVILMEGKVEIYNDNIQLILSRVIKNL; this comes from the coding sequence ATGAAATATATAGTTAATTTAAATGTTCGTTCTAATTATTCATTTCTTTCATCAACTATTAAAATAAGTGATTATATTGAATTTGCTAAAAAAAATAATTTAAAAGTTCTATCTTTAGTAGATAAAAATATAATGTATGGTGCTTATGAATTTTGTAATTTATGTATAGAGAATGAAATTAAACCATTAATTGGTTTAAATTGCGTTTGAGAAAGTACTACTGATAAAGTTGAATTAACTATTATGGCAACTTCATATGCTGGTTATCAAAGATTAATAGAGCTTTCTACTATTATTAGTACTAATAATAATATTGTTACTACTAATGATGTAAAAAAATATCTTAATCAAACACGTGAAGTTTTAGTTATTATTCATGCTAATAACAAAAATATTAGATATATTAAAAATAATTATGATATTTTAAATTCAACAGGTCATGAACTAGTTTATTTTGGTTTAGTACCTAGTGATATGGATAATATTACTTTATTAAAATCGATTACATCTAATATTATTCCAATTGATTTGGTTTTATATTTAGATGAAAAACAACATCGTATTTATCAAATTTTACAAGCTATTAAAGAACAAAAAACATTAAAATCAGAAGATTTATCAAAAAGTAATGAGTTTTTATATAAAACTAAACAAGATTTAATGCAACATTATCCAAATGAAATTATTGAAAACATTGAAAAGGTTATTTGATTATGTAATTTAAAATTTCCTAAAAATAAGCCAAATAGTGCAGAATTAAGTTTACCAAAATTTACTTGCCCTAATAATCTTACTAGTAATTTATATTTGCAAGAATTATGTAAGCAGGGATTAGAAGCGCATTTTCAAAGTCGTGAAATTCCTGAAACATACGTTAAAAGAGTTTTATATGAATTACAAGTAATTAATGAAATGGGTTTTGCTGATTATTTTTTAATTGTTAATGATTATGTTAAATTTGCAAAAAGCAAGAATATAATGGTTGGACCAGGTAGAGGAAGTGTTGCTGGTAGTTTAGTGGCATATGTTTTAGGAATTACTGGTGTTGATCCTATTGCTTATAATTTAATTTTTGAAAGATTTTTAAATCCAGAACGAATATCATTACCAGACATTGATATCGATTTTGAAGATACAAGAAGAGATGAAGTTATTAAATATATTCATCAAAAATATGGCAAAGAACATGTTGCATATATTGTTACTTTTCAAACAATTGCTAGTAAAATGGCAATTCGTGATTTGGGAAGAGTTTTTCAAGTTAATATTGAAGATATTAATGAAATGACAAAATTAATACCAATTCAATATAATTTTGAAATAGATATGGCTATTAAACAATCACCAAAATTAGCATGATATGCAAATAAGTATCCTTTATTGTTTACTTTAACCAAAGAAATTCTTGGTTTTCCACGACAAACTAGTACTCATGCAGCAGGAATCGTTATTACAAGTGCACCATTAGTTACTGCTATTCCATTACAATTAGGATTTCAAGGTATTTATCAAACGCAATTTCCAATGCAAACCCTAGAAGCTCTTGGTTTGATAAAAATGGATATTTTAGGATTACGTAATTTAACTATTTTGCAAAATATTTTACAACAAGTAAGTAAACATTATTTTTTAAATTTAAAATTATCTCAAATTCCTTTAAATGATGAAAAAAGTTTTAGCATTATTAAAAATGGTGATACAACCGGTATTTTTCAATTGGAATCTTCAGGAATGCGTCAAATTTTAATTAAAATGAAAGTTGATAGCTTAGAAGATATTATTGCTAGTTCTTCTTTATTTCGTCCTGGACCACAAGAGTACATTCAAGATTATATTAATCGTAAATTAGGAAAACAAAAAGTTACGTATATTCATGAAGATTTAAAACCTTATTTAGCATCAACTTATGGCATTATTATTTATCAAGAACAAATATTATTAATTTTACAGAAAGTTGCTGGTTATTCATTAGGAAAAGCTGATTTAATTCGTCGTGCAATTAGTAAAAAAGATACTACAGTTATGAAAGAACAAGCAAACTTATTTATTAAAAGTGCTGTTAATAGAGGTTATTCATCAAGAGTTGTTAAGAAAATATGAGAAGATATTGAAAAATTTGCTAGTTATGGATTTAATCGATCTCATGCTGTTGCTTATTCATTAATTAGTTATTATTTAGTTTATTTAAAAGCAAATTATCCATTGGCATTTATGGTATCGTTATTAAGTAGTGTTATTGGTAATGATCAAAAAATGTTACAATATTTGAATGAATGTCAAAAATATCAAATTAAAGTTTTACCACCATCAATTCAATTTTCTGGCATTGATTTTTTAATTGATGATGCTAAAAAAGCTATTCGTTATAGTTTACAAGCAATTAAGCAAATGAGTCAAGGTAGTTGTAGTAATCTTATTAAAGAACGTACTAGTAATGGATTTTTTCAAGATTTTTTTAATTTTTGTGCTCGAGCAATATTTATTGGTTTGAATCGTAAAAACATTGAACATTTAATTGCCGCTGGTGCTTTAGATGATATTCAATCAAATCGAACAATGTTATTATTAAACTTGGATGCTGCATTAGAATATGCCAATATGGTGCAGGTAAAAGATGAAACTAGTGACGAATTATCATTAAATTTTAATTTAATTGCTAAACCAATTATGTTACAAAGAGAAGATGATTGAAATAATAATAGTATTAATGAACATCGTGCATTAGGACTTTATTTAAAATATAATCCTAAATTACTATGAAAAGAACAATTAGATCCTCATAATAAAGCTATTGATTTAGCATATATTAATAATTATGTTGATCAACATGTTAGAGTATATGGAGTTATCAATAATATTAGAGTAATTAAAACTAAAACTAAAAAATTAATGGCTTTCTTTGAAATGCAAAATGATAGTAATGTTATTGAAGTAACGGTTTTTGAAAAGTTATATCAAATATACCAAGAATATTTACAAGTTAATAAAGTAATTTTAATGGAAGGAAAGGTAGAAATTTATAATGATAATATTCAGTTAATTTTATCAAGAGTAATTAAAAATTTATAG